Within the Vagococcus carniphilus genome, the region ATGATATACCGACAACTGCAGTGCGATTTTTTAATGTATTTGGACCAAATCAAAACCCAACTTCACCTTATTCGGGAGTAATTTCAATAATTCTGGATAAGTTTAAAAAAAATCTTAATGGAGAAATGACTAAATTTAGTTTATTTGGGGATGGAAAACAAACAAGAGATTTTATTTATATTGATGATGTAATTAATGCTCTCTGGATAGTAGCAATCTCTGACAGCACATTTGGAAAAACTTTTAATGTAGGTACTGGAAATGAAACAAGTATTAATGATATTTTGATAATAATTTCTAAATTTTTAAAAATGGAGTTAAATATAGAAAGAATGGAAGAAAGGGATGGAGATATACGTAATTCTGTGGCAGATATAAATGAGCTAGAGAAATTGGGCTTTGTATGTAGTTATACAATTGAAACAGGGTTAAAAAATTATTTAATGAAGTTAAAATTAGTTTGATTTCTATTAATTATTAAATTAGACAACATAAGGTGGTTTAAAAATGAGAAAAGTAATTACATATGGAACATTTGATTTACTTCATTATGGTCATATCAATTTGTTACGACGTGCTAAAGAGCAAGGAGACTATTTAATTGTTGCATTATCTACAGATGAGTTTAACTGGGATGAAAAACAAAAGAAATGTTATTTCTCTTATGAAAAGAGAAAAATGCTTCTTGAAGCTATTCGCTATGTGGATTTAGTTATCCCAGAAAATGGCTGGGAACAAAAGATAACTGATATCGATGAATTTAAAGTTGATGTATTTGTCATGGGAGATGACTGGAAAGGTAAATTTGACTTTGTTAAAGAAACCGGTGCGGAAGTTGTTTACTTAGAACGTACACCAGAAATTTCAACATCTCAAATCAAAAAAGATTTAAACGATAAGAAATTAGCTAAATAAACAAAAAAGTTACTAGACTTTGTTTAGTAACTTTTTTTTATGAATAAAACTATTAGGAGAATAAAAATGACAAGAGTAAAAAAAGCAATTATACCAGCTGCGGGATTAGGAACTAGATTTTTACCAGCAACAAAAGCAATGGCAAAAGAAATGCTTCCAATTGTAGATAAACCAACGATTCAGTTTATTGTTGAAGAGGCTATTAAATCAGGAATTGAAGATATTTTGATTGTAACAGGGAAAGCTAAAAGACCAATCGAAGATCATTTTGACTCAAATATCGAATTAGAGACTAACTTAAAGCAAAAGGGTAAAGATGACTTACTACAATTAGTAGAAGAAACAACAGGCCTTAATATGCACTTCATTAGACAATCTCATCCACTAGGTTTGGGTCATGCTGTATTGCAAGCTAAGTCTTTCGTAGGTGATGAACCATTTGTTGTTATGTTAGGTGATGACTTGATGTCAGATGAAGTACCTTTAACTAAGCAATTAATTGATAACTATGATAGAACTCATTCTTCTACGATTGCGGTAATGGAAGTACCTAAGGAAGATGTTTCTAAATATGGTATTATTGCTCCAGGGCAAGAAGTGGAAAAAGGACTATTTAGTGTGAATAATTTTGTGGAAAAACCAGCTATTGAAGATGCTCCAAGCAATATGGCTATTATTGGAAGATATTTGCTAACACCACAAATTTTTGACATTTTAGCTAATCAAAAACCAGGAGCAGGTAATGAAATTCAATTGACTGATGCCATTGATACATTGAATAAAACACAACGCGTATTTGCTCATAACTTTACTGGTACTCGTTATGATGTTGGAGATAAATATGGCTTTATGAAGACAAGTATTGAATATGGTTTACAACATCCTCAAATTAAAGATGACTTGAAACAATTTATTTTAGATAAAAGTGATGAGATTAGAAAAAATGAAAAGAAATAAATTTAAAAAGAACCAAATCAAATGAATGATTTGGTTCTTTTTATACAATAAATTTAATATACGTTCTATCATCATAGGATGATTGATTAGGTTTTATACCTTTTGTACTTTTATATTGATGAAACATCATTGGATCCAGTTCAATGATAGATTCCAAGTGTTTTTCACTTTCTTTAAGTGAGTTTTTAAGAACAGGGTAACCATCAGAAGCAAGAACGATCGTATCATTTGGTGAAACTGTAATTTTTTTTAAATAATGATGATTAAAGTTAATACCATCTAAAACAGGATAACCAAGTTCATGGTCGGAATTAGCAAGTTTACTTTGATTTTTTAAAAGAGGTAGTATTGCTTTTCTTCCAATATCCTCTTCTAGTATTTGAGAGAAGGGGATGTTGTTAATTTTATAATAGGTTGTTAAAACCTGACTTCTTATTTCACCATTAATTTTATCAATTTCTTTTTCGTTATTGATTTCAACATGGTTAATCAAACACTTAGAATCCCCATAAATCCAAATTTCTTGCCAGTAAGCACTAAATAGAATAATAGTGGCTTGTAGTCGGTCATTGTTATTTGATATAAAGAAATTTTTATTCTCTTGATACTGTGCAGATATGGCATCAGTGATGGCATAAAAAAAATCATTGGAGTTAATATTGTGTGGTAACTGAGAAATCCTCTTCATGATTATATCTTTACACACTTTTCCTGGCTTGTCTTTCCAAGCATAAGTAGAGTCTTTATCAGTTACTCCGTCAATTACCGCAATAAAATTTTCATCTTGATACAACCCATCTTCATTCTCTTCATCATTATAGGATTTTCCTTTTGAGAAGTATTCAATAATATTCATACTATAGCTCCTTGTTGATATTAAAATATAAAGCTAATACTGCTAAGTGAGCAGGGGATATTTCAAAGTATTTTGAATCAATTTTTAGTAAGGTTGATTTAAATATTTCTCCATTATCTAACTGTTCTTTTAATTCGATATCGGAAATACCAATTAATTCTTTTCCGTCAACTATCATTTTCTCACTTTTTTCTTTACTTAAATGTTCTTGGAAAAAGTGGTTATGTTCTTTAAAAGTAAGAGGACTTTTTAAAGCCATTAGTAGTTGTGGTTTTCCTCCTTCGAAAAGTTCACTGAAAAGAGAGACTGTGTTACGCTTTAAAGAAAAACTTTCGAAGTACTCGTCTGGAGAAACACCAAGTTCATCTTGAATTTCTTCTTTTATAGAATTTTCAATATCAGAAATCCCAATTTGAGAGAAATGATTTTCAAAATATTTTGGTTTAATACTTGCTCCAACACTAATCCCAAGTTTTCTCTTCCCAATCGAGATATCTTTACTTCTTTTAACAAAAATAACTTTATGATCATCGGTGATTACAATAATATTGACTCCTAAATGATTAGAATACTGAGAATTATTTAAAGGCGATAAAAAAGGTCCAGGCTCATAAAATCTTCTCAAGGAAAGATTATTTGGTAGTGTAACATCTTGTGATCGATTCGTTAGAAGTGAGTTAAAAAAAGTTGTCTTTGAGTATGTGATATTAATTTTATCATTACTCGAAGTGATATTATCAACTCGTATTAAATCTTGATTGTAAGTTTTAGATTTTCCGTGAGCATCAATTAGTTGTTCTAAATAAGTCATACATAGATCAGGTAAAACGTAAGCATCAGGATTAAAAGTAAGACTGAAGTCTTTTTTGAAATCTTCTTTTTTTAAGATTTCGACGATTGGTATTTTGTTACCATTGTATTCAACCAAAGGCTCACTTTTATATTTATCAGAAATAGATACAAAATCTTCTGAAACCTTAGCTAAATCCTCAGTTATATTTTTAATAACCTTAAAGGCACCTTCAGCAATAATTAAAAATAGGATAGAAACGAACAAGGGAATATCAAAAAGATCTAACCAAGTAAAATCAGCATCAAACCGACTAAAGTGTATAAGAATTGCTAATGCAATAAAAACAACGATTAGTCTAAATAGATTTAACCAATCATTAAAGAATAGACAAAGGGATTTCCAAATTTTCCAATCTTTTTTTTTCTTCACTAATATACCAACTTTCATTTTTCTCTACTCTTATAGTATACACAATCTATAATTAAAAGGACTAAAAGTTTATTTGATTATTCATTATAATGTGTTAATCTATTATTGGTTATAAAAAGCATATATAGTTCTTTTAATCTTTTTTATAACAACTTAAAGACCTTAATGTGATAGGATGGAGATAAAAAAATGAGCCGTAACAAAAAAGTTGGAATTATTACAGTTTTAGTTTTAGTATTAGTGATATTTTCTTATTTATCTGGTAATCGTTGGGGAACAAAGTCTGATATTATTTCAGCATTTGCAACATTATTTGCTTTATTATTTGCTTATTTTGCCTATAAGCAATCGGAGGTTTCTAATAAAATGGCAAAAGAGGCTTTAGAGGCACAGCTTAATCCTTTGCCTGCTTTAAATTTTGCTTTAAGAAGTAAGTTTGATGACAAAGGTTGTCCTTCAGGTTATGAGTTAGTATGTGTTAATAGTGGAGATGGTATTGCAATTTTATCAGTTAATAGTTTTAGAGATATAGAAGTAACTAACGAAAATGCTATTCAAGTATCTTTTTTTGGTAATCAAACAAAAGATATAGAAAATGATTCTAAGGAATCTAGGACTCAAGAAACAGAGCTTATCAGAAAAGGGAAAGGAGTTGTAGCTTTTCATGATGAACTAGTTAATAGTGTTGTCTTATTGCCTCAAGAAATAAAAGTTCTTTTCAGTAGTTCTAAATTTCTAATTAGAAAGACAAGTAGTATGCATAAGGAGAGTAAAGAATTTCTTATTAGTTTTCATGATGATGTTACTAAAAAAAATCATAATGTCTTTTTATTTTATAATGACATGAATGGTAGAAATACGCTTTCTGTTAGAGTTGAATAAAGTAAGTTATTGAGTGTTAATAAAAAATTCGAAGTCACTAAAAAACTCGTATGAACAAGTCATTTTGTCCATACGAGTTTTTTTTATTCCTTTATCATCTCCACATAATCCGTATGAAGTGTAACAAATACTTCACGATGATTATAGTTAAGACGAGCGTGCGTTGTTGTTTTGGTGTGGCAAATTGTTTCGATATCAATAATGCTACTTTTGGAAAACAACATGCCAGTGTCTTTTTTCCAGGTTTCATCTGCTTTAACAATTAAATCTTTTAAAGCTTTGAATCGTCTTCCTTTGGTGTGGTATTTTTTCTCATTTTTAGTGATTGGTGTAGCGTATTTTTTAAAGGCATTAAGATCTCCATAAAAGTGACTAGTATCATATGGAGAATTTGTATACTGCCACATGGCGTAATTCGGCCACTGTGTGAGCTTTGGTAAGTTACTGGAGTATTTAGCCACCCACAGACCAAAGTCTGCTTTAATGACCTCAGACCAATCATCTGAGTTGGCATCTGATTCATTCATGTAGATGAGGGGTCTGACTTTTGTCTGATTAAAGACAATATCTAGAAATTCTTTGCTTTTTTTACTTCCTTGTCTGCCGTATTCTTCATAGTCTAATACTAAAACAGCTTCTCCAATATAAGGTACGCATTTTTTTAGAAAAAAATCTGCTTGAGCTGAAATATTTTCTCCATTTAGAAAATGATACAAACCAAATGGCTTATTTAGCGATCTTGCTTGTTTGATAAAATCTTCTGCAGTGTCATCATAAAAGCTTGTTCCTTCTGTTAGTTTGAAGATAAAAGCATCCGCATTTAGTGTGCTTAGTTTGAGTCCACGTTGATGATTTGAAACATCAATGACTTTTAACATGTGATTCCTCCTGTCTAATCAAAAAGACTGGGAAAAATCCCAATCTTTTTGGTAGGTTAATCTGTTGATGTGACTAGAATAATTCAGTAACAGTTGTTTCAGTGTATTTAGCTGATTTTGTTTCTACATACATTTTTTCACCAGATTTTTCAAATAAATCTAAATCAGTGATGCTGTCCATGACTTCTTTTACTTTATCAGCTGCCAAGTCTTCACTAGCCACAGTTGGTTTTAAGTAAGTTTTATTTCCTGCTTCGTTTAAAAATGTCATTGTTAGTTTTTTCATGTGTTTTTCTCTCCTTTAATTAAATGTCAAAGCGTTGTTTTTCGACTGTTACAAGTGATTTAATACTTTCCTCTTCTGGAGCAAGTTCTCCCATTAACTGACCAAAAGCAAGGATGTCTTCGTTACTTGCTTTTTTCTTTAAGTTCCCTAGAGATTGGCTGCGTGCTTTTTCTTCACCTACGTTGTCATAATGTAACTCTAATTTTTTTCCTTCAAAGATTGGTTCCATGTTTTTCACGTCCTATAATTTAGTTTAGTAAGTTGCGCGCCTTACACTACTAGTAACGAAATGAATGTCCAAAGTGTCCAACTAATTTTTAAAATATTTGATTGTTTTTAAAGCAACCCTGTCTCGCCAGTTATAAACTGTCTGTCTTGCGACCTTATATTTCCTTGCGATATCAGTAACGGACAGCTCATTAAAGTAAGCTTCTTCTAAAAATATTTTTTCTTGTTCTGTTAGTTGCTCACTTAATTGAACTAAGATATCTGTCACTTCTAATAAGTCTTCTTGAGTAGTATCAGGAATTTCAGAGAATAGCTCATCTGAGCTTTCGGTTTGCATTTTTTCTTTTAAATGTAATTCTTTTCTGATTTCATCTGTGATTTTCCAATAAATGCGTTGATAAACGTAATTATTAAAAGAGGATAAATCTTTACCTTCTTTAACAAAGCGACGATGAGTTTCAATGAGTGTCCATCTAGCAATTTGTAGGTAGTCTTCAAATAATGGATGGAAAGGAGTTACGTGACATTTTTTTAATGCGCCTAAAATTAATACATGATGGTCTTCTAATAATTGATTTTCCATAGTATCCCTCTTCGATTAGTTTTAGACTGGCCAGTCGAGAGTAGTTTAAAATAAGTACTAATATTAAACAAAATCAAAAAAGTTTAATTTTTGTTTAAAAAATCCTCTTTTAAAGGAAAATGTTTATGATTATTGGGGAAAAGTTGTTATCATGTGAAAAAGAAAAATATTTAACCGCTTTCTAAAAGTATTGGGGAGGATCAATTAATGAACTTAAAAGAAACTAAAGAAGAAATATTTAGTGAAATTTCACAAGGAGAAGAGATAAATATAGATGATATTTATGAAGCTCTAAAGTCATGTTGTGTATCTAACGCAGCTATAAAAATCACAAAGGACATACTTGCTTTGATTGATTTAACGAAGATTGATACTCCCTATGCAAGTCTCTTAATTTTTAGTAATGGTCTGCCTGCTTTTTCTAAAAAGACGACAACTGAATTAATTAAAATTTACCGTTTAGAAGATAATAATAGCCATGAGATTAAAAAAGGTGTTCTTGAAAAAATATATGGTCGAAAATTATGTTGTGTGCCTGAAATTGAACTGGACGCTTTACTAATTCCCCTAGATGGA harbors:
- the tagD gene encoding glycerol-3-phosphate cytidylyltransferase yields the protein MRKVITYGTFDLLHYGHINLLRRAKEQGDYLIVALSTDEFNWDEKQKKCYFSYEKRKMLLEAIRYVDLVIPENGWEQKITDIDEFKVDVFVMGDDWKGKFDFVKETGAEVVYLERTPEISTSQIKKDLNDKKLAK
- the galU gene encoding UTP--glucose-1-phosphate uridylyltransferase GalU, producing the protein MTRVKKAIIPAAGLGTRFLPATKAMAKEMLPIVDKPTIQFIVEEAIKSGIEDILIVTGKAKRPIEDHFDSNIELETNLKQKGKDDLLQLVEETTGLNMHFIRQSHPLGLGHAVLQAKSFVGDEPFVVMLGDDLMSDEVPLTKQLIDNYDRTHSSTIAVMEVPKEDVSKYGIIAPGQEVEKGLFSVNNFVEKPAIEDAPSNMAIIGRYLLTPQIFDILANQKPGAGNEIQLTDAIDTLNKTQRVFAHNFTGTRYDVGDKYGFMKTSIEYGLQHPQIKDDLKQFILDKSDEIRKNEKK
- a CDS encoding GH25 family lysozyme, which encodes MLKVIDVSNHQRGLKLSTLNADAFIFKLTEGTSFYDDTAEDFIKQARSLNKPFGLYHFLNGENISAQADFFLKKCVPYIGEAVLVLDYEEYGRQGSKKSKEFLDIVFNQTKVRPLIYMNESDANSDDWSEVIKADFGLWVAKYSSNLPKLTQWPNYAMWQYTNSPYDTSHFYGDLNAFKKYATPITKNEKKYHTKGRRFKALKDLIVKADETWKKDTGMLFSKSSIIDIETICHTKTTTHARLNYNHREVFVTLHTDYVEMIKE
- a CDS encoding DUF2922 domain-containing protein codes for the protein MKKLTMTFLNEAGNKTYLKPTVASEDLAADKVKEVMDSITDLDLFEKSGEKMYVETKSAKYTETTVTELF
- a CDS encoding sigma-70 family RNA polymerase sigma factor, whose amino-acid sequence is MENQLLEDHHVLILGALKKCHVTPFHPLFEDYLQIARWTLIETHRRFVKEGKDLSSFNNYVYQRIYWKITDEIRKELHLKEKMQTESSDELFSEIPDTTQEDLLEVTDILVQLSEQLTEQEKIFLEEAYFNELSVTDIARKYKVARQTVYNWRDRVALKTIKYFKN